A single window of Vigna radiata var. radiata cultivar VC1973A chromosome 4, Vradiata_ver6, whole genome shotgun sequence DNA harbors:
- the LOC106758783 gene encoding transcription factor CYCLOIDEA-like isoform X2, which yields MFPSSNYTSSGSYPRFPSSSSSASPYPSFTFLHPENSSASTTFLHDPLSVTFIPTNYHAPIPETLANWAVADCATAAMLNQDLGGALYGITKKPAKKTAKKDRHSKIHTSQGLRDRRVRLSIEIARKFFDLQDMLGFDKASNTLDWLFTKSKKAIKELTRSKHSADSFEFSSSSDGEVVSVIHQDQQQQQGMDFEEGKLKEPAYCVKAKMKESREKARARARERTSCKILCSGEGKVQELKKKCPATENHQILNQLKSPLQLHPQDVDGGVPRDDDFNVIEESIVIKRKLKHSLMSSIHHQNAVIPKEATVNNSDYHSFPNLSPNWEANNAANGRSNFCAIASMNLSAD from the exons ATGTTCCCTTCTTCTAATTACACCTCCTCGGGCTCTTACCCTCGTTtcccttcttcatcttcttctgctTCGCCCTACCCTTCTTTCACTTTCCTTCACCCTGAAAATTCTTCTGCCAGCACCACCTTTCTCCATGATCCACTTTCTGTTACCTTCATACCGACTAATTATCATGCTCCGATTCCTGAAACACTGGCCAATTGGGCAGTTGCAGATTGTGCCACTGCAGCAATGCTCAATCAGGATCTCGGTGGTGCCCTTTATGGCATCACCAAGAAACCTGCGAAGAAAACGGCCAAGAAAGACAGGCACAGCAAGATTCACACTTCTCAGGGCTTGAGGGACCGGAGGGTGAGGCTGTCCATTGAGATTGCACGCAAGTTCTTCGATCTTCAAGACATGTTAGGGTTTGATAAAGCCAGCAACACCCTTGACTGGCTCTTCACAAAGTCCAAGAAGGCGATTAAGGAGCTAACTCGAAGCAAGCACAGTGCTGATAGCTTCGAATTCTCCTCATCTTCGGATGGTGAAGTGGTTTCTGTGATCCACCAAGACCAACAACAGCAACAAGGGATGGACTTTGAAGAGGGGAAGTTGAAAGAACCTGCCTATTGTGTTAAAGCAAAAATGAAGGAATCAAGGGAAAAAGCAAGGGCAAGAGCAAGAGAAAGGACTAGTTGCAAGATACTGTGCAGTGGTGAAGGGAAGGTGCAAGAGTTGAAGAAAAAGTGCCCTGCAACTGAAAACCATCAAATCCTGAACCAATTAAAGTCACCCCTTCAACTTCATCCTCAAGATGTAGATGGAGGAGTGCCACGAGATGATGACTTCAACGTTATTGAGGAATCCATTGTCATCAAGAGAAAGTTGAAACACTCTCTGATGTCTTCCATTCATCACCAAAACGCTGTGATCCCTAAGGAAGCAACTGTGAACAACAGTGACTACCACTCCTTCCCCAATTTGTCTCCAAATTGGGAAGCTAATAATGCTGCCAATGGACGCTCCAACTTTTGTGCAATAGCCAGCATGAATCTATCTGCAG ATTAA
- the LOC106758783 gene encoding transcription factor DICHOTOMA-like isoform X1: MFPSSNYTSSGSYPRFPSSSSSASPYPSFTFLHPENSSASTTFLHDPLSVTFIPTNYHAPIPETLANWAVADCATAAMLNQDLGGALYGITKKPAKKTAKKDRHSKIHTSQGLRDRRVRLSIEIARKFFDLQDMLGFDKASNTLDWLFTKSKKAIKELTRSKHSADSFEFSSSSDGEVVSVIHQDQQQQQGMDFEEGKLKEPAYCVKAKMKESREKARARARERTSCKILCSGEGKVQELKKKCPATENHQILNQLKSPLQLHPQDVDGGVPRDDDFNVIEESIVIKRKLKHSLMSSIHHQNAVIPKEATVNNSDYHSFPNLSPNWEANNAANGRSNFCAIASMNLSAGLQIFGKSWEECTNPHPT, encoded by the exons ATGTTCCCTTCTTCTAATTACACCTCCTCGGGCTCTTACCCTCGTTtcccttcttcatcttcttctgctTCGCCCTACCCTTCTTTCACTTTCCTTCACCCTGAAAATTCTTCTGCCAGCACCACCTTTCTCCATGATCCACTTTCTGTTACCTTCATACCGACTAATTATCATGCTCCGATTCCTGAAACACTGGCCAATTGGGCAGTTGCAGATTGTGCCACTGCAGCAATGCTCAATCAGGATCTCGGTGGTGCCCTTTATGGCATCACCAAGAAACCTGCGAAGAAAACGGCCAAGAAAGACAGGCACAGCAAGATTCACACTTCTCAGGGCTTGAGGGACCGGAGGGTGAGGCTGTCCATTGAGATTGCACGCAAGTTCTTCGATCTTCAAGACATGTTAGGGTTTGATAAAGCCAGCAACACCCTTGACTGGCTCTTCACAAAGTCCAAGAAGGCGATTAAGGAGCTAACTCGAAGCAAGCACAGTGCTGATAGCTTCGAATTCTCCTCATCTTCGGATGGTGAAGTGGTTTCTGTGATCCACCAAGACCAACAACAGCAACAAGGGATGGACTTTGAAGAGGGGAAGTTGAAAGAACCTGCCTATTGTGTTAAAGCAAAAATGAAGGAATCAAGGGAAAAAGCAAGGGCAAGAGCAAGAGAAAGGACTAGTTGCAAGATACTGTGCAGTGGTGAAGGGAAGGTGCAAGAGTTGAAGAAAAAGTGCCCTGCAACTGAAAACCATCAAATCCTGAACCAATTAAAGTCACCCCTTCAACTTCATCCTCAAGATGTAGATGGAGGAGTGCCACGAGATGATGACTTCAACGTTATTGAGGAATCCATTGTCATCAAGAGAAAGTTGAAACACTCTCTGATGTCTTCCATTCATCACCAAAACGCTGTGATCCCTAAGGAAGCAACTGTGAACAACAGTGACTACCACTCCTTCCCCAATTTGTCTCCAAATTGGGAAGCTAATAATGCTGCCAATGGACGCTCCAACTTTTGTGCAATAGCCAGCATGAATCTATCTGCAG GGCTTCAAATTTTTGGAAAATCTTGGGAGGAGTGCACCAATCCTCATCCTACCTAA
- the LOC111241524 gene encoding probable copper-transporting ATPase HMA5 — MAAMGGSGSSHRLGRASLVGKYLEVLAKGKTSDAIAKLMNLTPDTAILLTLDSEGNVVGEEEIDSRLIQKNDVIKIIPSAKVASDGLVIWGQSHVNESMITGEARPVAKRKGDTVIGGTMNENGVACTRQL; from the exons ATGGCAGCCATGGGAGGTTCCGGTAGCAGTCACCGGTTGGGGAGAGCTTCGTTGGTTG GGAAGTACCTTGAGGTTTTGGCCAAGGGGAAGACATCTGATGCAATTGCTAAGCTCATGAACTTGACACCTGATACTGCTATATTGTTGACGTTGGATAGTGAAGGAAATGTTGTTGGTGAGGAGGAAATTGATAGCAGGTTGATTCAGAAGAATGATGTTATTAAGATCATTCCCAGTGCAAAAGTGGCTTCCGATGGATTGGTCATTTGGGGTCAGAGCCACGTGAATGAGAGCATGATAACAGGTGAGGCACGTCCTGTGGCAAAGAGGAAAGGGGATACTGTTATTGGAGGAACTATGAATGAAAATGGAGTGGCATGCACGAgacaattataa